From Streptomyces mirabilis, a single genomic window includes:
- a CDS encoding APC family permease: MPFLAKQFLLGRPLRTTQMGETLLPKRLALPVFCSDPMSSVAYATEEILLVLALGGTALLHLAWYVAVAIIVLLAVVVASYRQTCHAYPNGGGAYVVSHHNLGQNAALTAASALLVDYVLTVAVSVVAGVAAITSALPALSRHAVALSVGFTVLLVVMNLRGVKESGRLFAIPTYGFVLGIYLMFAFAAVRLAMGHTLRAESAGLPIRSTATYAGAGLVLLALRAFASGSTALTGVEAISNGVPAFRRPKSKNAAATLAVMGALSITMFAGITVLALISKVHVASDPTALGLPAGAAPPTALAQIARVSFGDARVLFYSVQAFTAGILILAANTAFNGFPLLASILAQDRYLPRQLQHRGDRLVFSNGIVLLALAATGLIVAFDATLSSIIQLYIIGVFVSFTLSQAGMVRHWNTELAGTTNPAARRRMRRSQAINAVGASFTGIVLVIVLVTKFTHGAWIVTIAMPVLFLLMKAVRRHYDSVAEELKVAPDAGPRPPSRNHAVVLVSTVHAPTLRAVGYATSTHPSSIEAVTVSVDPDETRALAKAWNAHRLDVPLVVLESPYREITRPVLDYLRRRRLDTPRDVVTVFIPEYVLGRWWEQILHNQSALRLKARLLFMPGVMVTSVPYVLRSATQHTEPPEPPVPAR, translated from the coding sequence ATGCCCTTTCTCGCCAAGCAGTTCCTGCTCGGCCGTCCGCTGCGCACCACCCAGATGGGGGAGACGCTGCTGCCCAAGCGGCTGGCCCTGCCCGTCTTCTGCAGCGATCCGATGTCCTCCGTCGCCTACGCCACCGAGGAGATCCTCCTCGTCCTCGCCCTGGGCGGCACCGCGCTGCTCCACCTGGCCTGGTACGTCGCGGTCGCGATCATCGTGCTGCTGGCCGTGGTCGTCGCCTCCTACCGGCAGACCTGCCACGCCTACCCGAACGGCGGCGGCGCCTACGTCGTCAGCCACCACAACCTCGGCCAGAACGCGGCCCTGACCGCCGCCAGCGCCCTGCTGGTCGACTACGTGCTCACCGTCGCGGTGTCCGTGGTCGCCGGCGTCGCCGCGATCACCTCCGCGCTGCCGGCGCTGTCCCGCCACGCGGTCGCGCTCAGCGTCGGCTTCACCGTGCTGCTCGTGGTGATGAACCTGCGCGGCGTCAAGGAGTCGGGCCGCCTCTTCGCGATCCCCACGTACGGCTTCGTGCTCGGCATCTACCTGATGTTCGCCTTCGCGGCGGTGCGGCTGGCCATGGGGCACACCCTGCGCGCCGAGTCGGCCGGTCTGCCGATCCGCTCCACCGCCACCTACGCGGGCGCAGGCCTGGTGCTGCTGGCCCTGCGGGCCTTCGCCTCCGGCAGCACGGCGCTGACCGGCGTCGAGGCGATCAGCAACGGTGTGCCCGCTTTCCGCAGACCGAAGTCGAAGAACGCGGCGGCGACCCTCGCGGTCATGGGCGCGCTGTCGATCACGATGTTCGCCGGCATCACGGTGCTGGCCCTGATCTCCAAGGTGCACGTGGCCTCGGACCCGACCGCGCTGGGACTGCCCGCCGGCGCCGCCCCGCCGACCGCCCTGGCCCAGATCGCCCGGGTCAGTTTCGGCGACGCACGGGTGCTCTTCTACTCCGTGCAGGCGTTCACCGCCGGGATCCTGATCCTGGCCGCCAACACCGCCTTCAACGGCTTTCCGCTGCTCGCCTCGATCCTCGCCCAGGACCGCTACCTGCCGCGCCAGTTGCAGCACCGCGGCGACCGGCTGGTCTTCTCCAACGGGATCGTGCTGCTGGCGCTCGCCGCGACCGGCCTGATCGTCGCCTTCGACGCCACCCTCAGCTCCATCATCCAGCTCTACATCATCGGCGTTTTCGTCTCCTTCACCCTCTCCCAGGCCGGCATGGTCCGGCACTGGAACACCGAGCTCGCCGGCACCACCAACCCGGCGGCCCGCCGCCGCATGCGCCGCTCCCAGGCGATCAACGCCGTGGGCGCGTCCTTCACCGGCATCGTGCTGGTGATCGTCCTGGTCACCAAGTTCACGCATGGCGCCTGGATCGTCACCATCGCCATGCCGGTCCTCTTCCTGCTGATGAAGGCCGTACGCCGGCACTACGACAGCGTCGCCGAGGAACTCAAGGTGGCCCCGGACGCCGGCCCCAGGCCGCCGTCCCGCAACCACGCCGTCGTCCTGGTTTCCACGGTGCACGCGCCCACGCTGCGCGCCGTCGGCTACGCCACCTCCACGCATCCCAGCAGCATCGAGGCCGTCACTGTCAGCGTCGACCCGGACGAGACGCGTGCGCTGGCGAAGGCCTGGAACGCTCACCGCCTGGACGTACCGCTGGTGGTGCTCGAATCCCCCTACCGCGAGATCACCCGTCCGGTACTGGACTACCTGCGCCGACGCCGCCTGGACACCCCGCGCGACGTGGTCACCGTCTTCATCCCGGAATACGTGCTGGGCCGGTGGTGGGAGCAGATCCTGCACAACCAGAGCGCGCTGCGGCTCAAGGCGCGGCTGCTGTTCATGCCCGGCGTCATGGTCACCAGCGTCCCGTACGTGCTGCGCTCCGCGACGCAGCACACCGAGCCCCCGGAACCCCCGGTCCCGGCCCGGTAG
- a CDS encoding DUF3533 domain-containing protein: MPIPTPSGRDDPDGPGAPAPRGFRAELRDSVTLRAVLLVAGVLFLQLGFILSYIHAFHSPTPNRIPIAVAAPASVAQQAVGALNALDSRPLNARAVRDEASARRLIRQRTVDAALVINPTGTTDTLLVASAGGPAVSQAVTAVAEKTEAAQQRQVKVTDILPPAPNDSRSLSSFYLVIGWMVGGYLAAAILGIAGGARPANLHRTTIRLGALAVYAAVSGLGGALIADPLLDALPGHFAALWGIGALVVFASAAATMALQVLFGIAGIGVAILFFVVLGNPSAGGPYPGPLLPAFWRAIGQALPPGAGTTAVRNTMYFSGNATAGALLTLAAYAAAGIAVSLVATGLTWPSRRSRRPAPAAQRRPREAHGPAA, from the coding sequence ATGCCGATACCCACGCCCTCCGGGCGCGATGATCCCGACGGGCCCGGCGCGCCCGCTCCCCGCGGCTTCCGCGCCGAGCTGCGCGACTCGGTGACCCTGCGGGCGGTACTGCTCGTCGCCGGGGTGCTGTTCCTGCAGCTCGGCTTCATCCTGTCCTACATCCACGCCTTCCACTCGCCCACCCCCAACCGGATCCCGATCGCGGTGGCCGCCCCGGCCTCCGTGGCGCAGCAGGCCGTCGGCGCCCTCAACGCCCTGGACAGCCGGCCGCTCAACGCCCGCGCGGTCCGCGACGAGGCGAGCGCCCGGCGGCTGATACGGCAGCGCACCGTCGACGCCGCACTGGTCATCAACCCCACCGGCACCACCGACACCCTGCTGGTCGCCTCCGCCGGGGGCCCGGCCGTCTCCCAGGCCGTCACCGCCGTCGCCGAGAAGACCGAGGCCGCCCAGCAGCGGCAGGTGAAGGTCACCGACATCCTCCCGCCGGCCCCGAACGACAGCCGCAGCCTGTCCTCGTTCTACCTGGTCATCGGCTGGATGGTCGGCGGCTACCTGGCCGCGGCCATCCTCGGGATCGCCGGCGGCGCGCGACCGGCGAACCTGCACCGCACCACCATCCGGCTGGGCGCCCTGGCCGTCTACGCCGCCGTCTCCGGGCTGGGCGGCGCCCTGATCGCCGACCCGCTGCTGGACGCCCTGCCCGGCCACTTCGCGGCGCTGTGGGGCATCGGCGCCTTGGTCGTGTTCGCCTCCGCCGCCGCCACCATGGCCCTGCAGGTGCTGTTCGGGATCGCCGGGATCGGGGTGGCCATCCTGTTCTTCGTGGTCCTGGGCAACCCCAGCGCCGGCGGCCCCTACCCCGGCCCCCTGCTGCCCGCGTTCTGGCGCGCCATCGGCCAGGCGCTGCCGCCCGGCGCAGGCACCACCGCGGTCCGCAACACCATGTACTTCTCCGGCAACGCCACCGCCGGCGCCCTGCTCACTCTGGCCGCCTACGCCGCCGCGGGCATCGCGGTCTCCCTTGTGGCCACCGGCCTCACCTGGCCTTCGCGCCGCAGCCGGCGCCCGGCACCCGCCGCACAGCGGCGGCCGCGCGAGGCACACGGCCCGGCAGCCTGA